The following coding sequences lie in one Nakaseomyces glabratus chromosome K, complete sequence genomic window:
- the GFA1 gene encoding glutamine--fructose-6-phosphate transaminase (isomerizing) GFA1 (CAGL0K08558g~Ortholog(s) have glutamine-fructose-6-phosphate transaminase (isomerizing) activity): MCGIFGYCNYLVEKSRGEIIDTLVDGLKRLEYRGYDSTGIAIDGDELDSTFIFRQIGKVSSLEKEIALQKPNRDVTFVSHSGIAHTRWATHGEPKQINCHPQRSDPNNEFVIVHNGIITNFRELKTLLLNKGYQFESDTDTECIAKLFKHLYDTNLKNGHDLDFHELTKLVLLELEGSYGLLCKSNHYPNEIIATRKGSPLLVGVKSEKKLKVDFVDVEFPDESMGKPDTPLVSASGEAINNNNVTVSGRNARHVEANAHNNNLMPIAANDFNLRHSQSRAFLSEDGSPTPVEFFVSSDAASVIKHTKKVLFLEDDDIAHIYDGELHIHRSRKEVGASMTRSIQTLEMELAQIMKGPYKHFMQKEIYEQPESSFNTMRGRIDFENKNVMLGGLKAWLPVIRRARRLIMIACGTSYHSCLATRAIFEELSEIPVSVELASDFLDRRSPVFREDVCIFVSQSGETADTMFALNYCLERGALTIGIVNTVGSSISRVTHCGVHINAGPEIGVASTKAYTSQYVALVMVALSLSDDRVSKIERRKEIIDGLKLIPGQIKQVLNLEDKIKKLCVTELKDQKSLLLLGRGYQFASALEGALKIKEISYMHSEGVLAGELKHGVLALVDENLPIIAFGTRDSLFPKVVSSIEQVTARKGKPIIICNENDDVWAKKAEQINLVTLEVPQTVDCLQGLLNIIPLQLMSYWLAVNKGIDVDFPRNLAKSVTVE; this comes from the coding sequence ATGTGTGGTATTTTTGGTTACTGTAATTACTTGGTTGAAAAATCTCGTGGTGAGATCATCGACACATTAGTGGATGGTTTGAAAAGGTTGGAATATAGAGGATATGATTCTACTGGTATCGCTATCGATGGTGATGAACTTGACTccacttttatttttagacAAATTGGTAAAGTTAGCTCTttagagaaagaaattgcttTACAGAAGCCTAATAGGGATGTTACATTTGTGTCACATTCTGGTATTGCCCACACTAGATGGGCTACTCATGGTGAGCCAAAGCAGATTAATTGCCATCCTCAAAGATCTGATCCAAATAACgaatttgtaattgttcACAATGGTATTATCACTAACTTTAGAGAGTTGAAAACTTTGCTACTGAATAAGGGCTACCAGTTTGAAAGTGACACCGATACTGAATGTATTGCTAAACTTTTTAAGCATTTATATGATACCAACTTAAAGAATGGACACGATTTAGACTTCCATGAATTGACCAAATTGGTTTTGTTGGAGTTGGAAGGTTCTTACGGTTTACTATGTAAATCTAACCATTATCCAAATGAAATTATTGCAACCAGAAAGGGGTCTCCACTATTGGTTGGTGTtaaatcagaaaagaaattaaaagtTGACTTTGTGGATGTCGAATTTCCAGATGAATCCATGGGTAAGCCTGACACTCCTTTGGTATCCGCTAGTGGTGAAGcaatcaataacaataacgTAACTGTTTCAGGTAGAAATGCTCGTCATGTTGAAGCTAACGCCCATAACAACAATTTGATGCCAATAGCTGCTAACGACTTCAACTTGAGACATTCTCAATCTCGAGCTTTCTTGTCAGAAGATGGTTCCCCAACACCAgttgaattttttgtttcttctgATGCAGCATCTGTTATCAAGCATACTAAAAAGGTTCTTTTCCTGGAAGATGACGATATTGCACACATTTATGATGGTGAATTACACATTCATAGATCGAGAAAGGAAGTCGGTGCATCAATGACTAGATCCATCCAAACTTTGGAAATGGAGCTAGCGCAAATTATGAAGGGTCCTTACAAACATTTCATGCAAAAGGAAATTTATGAACAACCCGAATCGAGTTTTAACACTATGAGAGGTAGAATTGACTTTGAGAACAAAAATGTTATGCTTGGTGGTCTAAAAGCTTGGCTACCAGTTATCAGAAGAGCTCGTAGATTGATAATGATTGCTTGTGGTACATCTTACCATTCATGTCTAGCCACTAGAgctatttttgaagaactgTCCGAAATACCAGTAAGTGTTGAATTGGCTTCAGACTTCTTGGACAGGAGAAGTCCTGTGTTCAGGGAAGAtgtttgtatatttgtgtCACAAAGTGGTGAAACTGCAGACACGATGTTTGCTTTGAACTACTGTCTAGAGAGAGGTGCTTTAACTATCGGTATTGTCAACACTGTCggttcttcaatttcaagaGTGACTCACTGTGGTGTCCATATCAATGCTGGCCCTGAAATTGGTGTGGCCTCTACTAAAGCCTACACTTCTCAATATGTAGCGTTGGTGATGGTGGCATTATCTCTTTCCGATGATAGAGTTTCAAAGATTGAGAGGAGAAAGGAAATTATAGACGGGTTGAAATTGATTCCTGGTCAAATCAAACAAGTATTGAATTTGGAAgacaaaatcaaaaagttATGTGTTACAGAATTGAAGGACCAAAAATCCTTGCTTCTACTAGGTAGAGGTTACCAATTTGCTTCTGCGTTGGAAGGTGCTTTGAAAATCAAAGAGATATCATATATGCATTCTGAAGGTGTTCTTGCTGGTGAATTGAAACACGGTGTGTTGGCTCTTGTTGATGAGAACTTACCAATTATTGCTTTTGGCACTAGAGACTCCTTGTTTCCAAAGGTTGTATCTTCAATTGAACAAGTGACTGCCAGAAAAGGTAAACCGATTATTATCTGTAATGAAAACGATGATGTATGGGCTAAAAAGGCTGAGCAAATTAACTTGGTTACGTTGGAAGTCCCTCAAACAGTTGATTGTTTACAAGGTCTACTAAACATCATTCCACTACAATTGATGTCATACTGGTTAGCAGTAAACAAAGGTATAGATGTTGATTTCCCTAGAAATCTTGCAAAATCTGTCACTGTTGAatga
- the AAT1 gene encoding aspartate transaminase AAT1 (CAGL0K08580g~Ortholog(s) have role in chronological cell aging, replicative cell aging and mitochondrion localization): protein MTLNYASVQCVLRMRSAVMLGRRRLSRKALKQSTLFDIPMAPPDGVLGLTETFNADENPNKINLTVGVYKDGWGQVTTFPSVAQAQKIIDMDVGMNTDLSYLPISGCEDFKKHTINFLYRDSCPQDGPALIKNDRISFIQTLSGTGALAVASRLLSSFISRKIWIPKPSWPNHTNIFTQNGFTNPRFYSYYDRGDLTIGRWLQELRHEVGKDSNTKTPHCIVLHACCHNPTGLDPTKKQWEDIMDTIYELGMIPIIDMAYQGLESGKLIDDAYLLRLCLDTSRYRSWDNGLYLCQSFAKNMGLYGERVGSLSIVAPEHVPGVKEVLDSQLKQIIRSMYSSPPGYGSRVAKLVLSNDKLKYQWYSDVETMVNRLKSVREMIHERLQWEEIVNFEQQHGMFYFTKLGPDIVKKLREQYSIYLTNDGRMSLSGVNKSNVDYLCNSIKAVTSSKTLL, encoded by the coding sequence ATGACTCTGAACTACGCGAGTGTGCAATGTGTGCTGAGGATGCGAAGCGCCGTGATGTTAGGCCGCAGGCGGTTGTCGCGGAAAGCATTAAAACAAAGTACTTTATTTGATATCCCCATGGCGCCACCGGATGGTGTTTTGGGGCTGACGGAAACTTTCAATGCAGACGAGAACCCAAATAAGATTAATTTGACAGTTGGGGTATATAAAGATGGATGGGGTCAGGTGACAACCTTCCCTTCAGTGGCTCAAGCTCAAAAGATTATAGACATGGATGTGGGAATGAACACTGATCTATCATATTTACCGATAAGTGGGTGTGAGGATTTCAAGAAGCATACAATTAATTTTCTGTATAGGGACAGCTGCCCGCAAGACGGCCCTGCATTGATTAAGAATGATCGAATCAGTTTTATACAAACGCTAAGTGGAACTGGTGCATTAGCTGTCGCATCTAGGCTTTTATCATCTTTTATTTCGAGAAAGATATGGATACCCAAACCGTCTTGGCCTAATCACACCAATATATTTACCCAAAACGGTTTTACCAATCCTAGATTTTATAGCTACTATGACAGAGGCGATTTGACGATTGGAAGATGGTTACAGGAATTGAGGCATGAAGTTGGTAAAGACTCAAATACCAAAACACCACATTGTATTGTTTTACATGCCTGCTGCCATAATCCGACCGGCCTTGATCCGACAAAAAAGCAATGGGAGGATATAATGGATACTATTTATGAATTAGGAATGATTCCAATTATAGACATGGCATACCAAGGTTTAGAATCGGGCAAGCTGATAGATGACGCATATTTACTAAGACTATGTCTGGACACCAGCAGGTACAGGTCCTGGGATAACGGTCTATATCTGTGCCAATCTTTTGCCAAAAACATGGGATTGTATGGAGAAAGAGTTGGATCTTTAAGTATTGTGGCACCTGAACATGTTCCTGGTGTGAAAGAGGTCCTGGACTCACAACTTAAACAGATTATCAGAAGTATGTATTCCTCCCCTCCTGGATATGGTTCAAGAGTCGCTAAATTAGTCTTATCGAATGATAAGCTCAAGTATCAATGGTATTCTGATGTTGAGACAATGGTGAATAGACTAAAATCGGTGAGGGAAATGATACATGAGAGGTTACAATGGGAAGAGATAGTTAATTTTGAGCAACAACATGGTATGTTCTATTTCACAAAATTAGGACCTGATATTGTAAAAAAACTCAGGGAACAATACTCTATATATTTAACGAACGATGGCAGAATGTCCTTAAGTGGCGTTAATAAGAGCAATGTTGACTACTTATGCAATTCCATCAAGGCTGTGACATCTAGTAAAACATTACTGTAA
- the SLD2 gene encoding Sld2p (CAGL0K08602g~Ortholog(s) have DNA replication origin binding, single-stranded DNA binding activity) has product MDMDVQQVKLKIKRWEHAFIAEHNRPPDKDDIRPLTEMKQLYKLYSVLKSKERKAEPIQKQQTPRKDSNMVLGPTPQIYGKAVSIFEMKVSPLKVEETPTTEVEEDIESEIESSVNRRNSDEASANEEKLGIHSVKKRLFESPKKTENTTHLAVPQVTRYGPNSPLKLAQTVSIRQHLLTPKKKKAEPKSLYTPSPLLKRNSSKTLYELAHEHLQYVEEIKELDQQFKSEIVPIRHGNGQDIGDESDEVPEKKKRRTGVLRRLQFDEDENDRTIKKDLHKELLKLKSRKVKEFLGKEDNEPSEEEEEEQQKSEPLPVKKKKPKKYNLVSNNFRRLKLPKKNRNPRFGRRR; this is encoded by the coding sequence ATGGATATGGATGTCCAGCAGGTCAAGTTGAAGATTAAGAGATGGGAGCATGCTTTCATAGCCGAACACAACAGGCCTCCAGACAAGGATGATATAAGGCCCCTCACCGAGATGAAGCAGCTCTACAAACTTTACTCTGTGCTGAAAAGTAAGGAGCGTAAAGCCGAACCAATACAGAAGCAGCAGACGCCGCGTAAGGACTCTAATATGGTGCTTGGTCCGACCCCGCAGATATATGGGAAAGCGGTTAGTATTTTCGAGATGAAGGTGTCGCCGTTGAAAGTGGAAGAGACGCCTACTACCGAGGTAGAGGAAGATATAGAATCAGAAATAGAGTCATCAGTTAATAGAAGAAATAGCGACGAAGCTAGCGCTAATGAAGAGAAATTGGGTATACACTCAGTGAAGAAAAGACTATTCGAGTCACCAAAGAAAACAGAGAACACAACACATCTGGCCGTGCCACAAGTAACGCGGTATGGCCCCAATTCACCTTTGAAACTGGCCCAAACAGTTAGTATACGGCAGCATTTGTTGACAcctaaaaaaaagaaggcAGAACCCAAATCTTTATATACTCCGTCACCGTTGTTGAAACGCAACTCATCAAAAACCCTATACGAGCTTGCCCATGAGCACTTACAGTACGTGGAGGAGATAAAAGAACTTGATCAGCAATTCAAGAGTGAGATTGTACCAATACGACATGGTAACGGTCAAGATATAGGCGATGAAAGCGATGAAGTGCCcgaaaagaagaaaaggagAACTGGTGTGCTCAGAAGATTGCAatttgatgaggatgaaaaTGATCGAACTATAAAGAAAGACTTACATAAGGAGTTACTGAAACTAAAATCAAGGAAAGTTAAGGAATTTCTAGGTAAAGAGGACAATGAACcttctgaagaagaagaagaggaacaaCAAAAGTCCGAACCCCTACcggtgaagaagaaaaaaccaaagaaatataatcTAGTAAGCAACAACTTCCGTAGACTAAAACTGCCTAAAAAGAATAGAAACCCAAGATTTGGTCGGCGTAGATAG
- the HAP4 gene encoding transcription factor HAP4 (CAGL0K08624g~Component of CCAAT-binding factor complex that functions as transcription factor; regulates expression of respiratory genes and genes involved in iron homeostasis) translates to MHPVPIAPNLHRPSTGSARLVVRTSKNWVLPPRPRPNRRNTIHSGANSSHTHTNNTHTNNAGNASSATTAVNSAATSAASTPAPPKRKRENSLPVNLKKVKKDYNRVENCLAFLKFDDEEDTTTTSTDIDDDLFSNTSPVSSTCTPLTSASLNLKSVPFNGASAVSGVGMLNLSAGKNGAQKKQQRAKSAQYSYKPSSKDDSKYGNESTLDGDLDLEMEMSMNLDDNINATSFTTATESKPEFFTINNITNATTSASPALNDPVTTDSSLSAKELEDFYNYIPPSLEELIDEQDAHSKNNNGLFRDSLMSKSYESMNLMMFNDPSNTARQQDDLIVDTDGDMFAFI, encoded by the coding sequence ATGCATCCCGTACCGATCGCACCAAACTTGCATAGACCTTCTACCGGCTCCGCCAGGCTGGTAGTGAGAACGTCCAAGAACTGGGTGCTGCCTCCCAGACCTAGGCCTAACAGAAGAAACACCATCCACTCTGGTGCCAACTCttcacacacacacacaaacAATACACACACAAACAACGCAGGTAACGCTAGCAGCGCAACTACTGCTGTTAACAGTGCTGCGACTAGTGCCGCCAGCACTCCTGCGCCTCCTAAGCGGAAAAGAGAGAACTCCTTGCCTgtgaacttgaagaaagttaAAAAGGACTACAACAGGGTCGAGAACTGCCTCGCGTTCCTGAAGTTCGACGACGAGGAGGACACCACTACAACAAGCACAGATATAGACGACGACCTGTTCTCTAACACTTCACCGGTATCGTCTACGTGTACCCCTCTGACATCGGCCTCTTTAAACCTCAAGAGCGTGCCCTTCAATGGCGCCTCTGCTGTCAGTGGAGTTGGCATGCTGAACTTGTCGGCTGGGAAGAACGGGGCTCAGAAGAAACAACAGCGCGCAAAATCAGCACAGTACAGTTACAAGCCTTCGTCAAAGGATGACAGCAAATACGGCAACGAGTCCACATTGGATGGCGACCTCGACctggagatggagatgtCCATGAACTTGGACGACAACATCAACGCGACGTCATTTACAACTGCCACAGAGTCCAAACCTGAGTTCTTCACCATCAACAACATAACTAACGCTACAACATCAGCATCACCTGCTCTTAACGACCCAGTGACTACAGACTCCTCCCTTTCCGCAAAGGAACTTGAGGATTTCTACAACTATATTCCACCTAGTTTGGAAGAATTGATTGATGAACAAGACGCGCACTCCAAAAATAACAACGGTCTCTTCAGAGACTCTCTGATGAGCAAGAGCTATGAGTCCATGAACTTAATGATGTTTAATGACCCTTCAAATACTGCTAGACAACAAGATGACCTAATTGTTGACACTGATGGTGACATGTTTGCATTTATTTga
- the KTI12 gene encoding Kti12p (CAGL0K08646g~Ortholog(s) have chromatin binding activity, role in cell growth, regulation of transcription from RNA polymerase II promoter, tRNA wobble uridine modification and cytosol, nucleus localization) translates to MPLVLMCGFPLSGKSTVARELAGYLREKGANVVVHSDETLGHKGRETREEDYNDTHAERKLRNEIMSAVRRDLSRSTIVIVDSLNYIKGFRYQLHCECKNSNTGFMLVHCMATYADILKRDENGEESPRWGKELLDQLIQRFEEPDASNRWDSPMATVVSPETLLPTHKQLVDQVLLGISDKSSSRNGSPSPGPMNRLSQNNPTLLKAATGADFVRLLDAKLTETVRIIVRECQAAQAIGGPQRIIVSEDVRDINDDRCLFLDIPADAPQLTLPRLNRLKRQFVQMNKNLRDVDLERAAPLFVAYIGQTLQSGLA, encoded by the coding sequence ATGCCGTTGGTATTGATGTGTGGGTTCCCGCTGAGTGGGAAGAGTACTGTTGCGCGCGAACTTGCAGGGTATCTCAGGGAGAAAGGAGCCAACGTAGTGGTCCATAGTGATGAGACGTTGGGGCACAAGGGTCGTGAGACGCGTGAGGAAGACTATAATGACACGCATGCGGAACGTAAGCTGAGAAACGAGATCATGAGTGCTGTGCGTCGGGATCTGTCCCGCTCTACCATTGTCATTGTAGACTCCTTGAACTATATTAAGGGGTTCAGATACCAGCTGCACTGTGAGTGTAAGAATAGCAACACTGGTTTCATGTTGGTGCATTGCATGGCCACATATGCAGATATCTTGAAGAGGGACGAAAACGGCGAGGAGTCGCCAAGATGGGGCAAAGAGCTGTTGGACCAATTGATCCAGCGGTTTGAAGAACCAGATGCGTCTAACAGATGGGACTCTCCAATGGCTACAGTCGTGTCTCCAGAGACTCTATTGCCTACACATAAACAACTAGTAGATCAAGTGCTCCTTGGAATCAGCGATAAGTCATCCAGCCGTAACGGGTCCCCTTCCCCGGGACCGATGAATCGTCTCTCACAAAACAACCCAACACTGCTGAAAGCAGCAACAGGCGCAGACTTCGTGCGACTACTAGACGCTAAGCTGACCGAGACTGTGCGTATCATCGTGCGCGAGTGCCAGGCCGCCCAAGCAATCGGGGGACCGCAGAGAATCATCGTCTCCGAAGACGTTAGAGACATCAACGATGACCGTTGTCTGTTCTTAGACATCCCTGCAGACGCCCCTCAACTTACTCTTCCAAGACTAAACAGGCTGAAGCGCCAGTTTGTGCAAATGAACAAGAACTTACGAGACGTCGACCTAGAGAGGGCAGCTCCCTTATTTGTAGCATACAT